Genomic segment of Anaerobranca gottschalkii DSM 13577:
AACTCTTCTCATCACTAAATCCCCCCTAAACCTTCTTTTACTCCTTTAAAAGTAATTCTATGAACAGGAGAAGGACCATATTTTTTTAATGCCCAATAATGTTCTTCTGTAGGATATCCTTTATTTTTTGCAAAGTTATACATGGGGTATTTCTTATGTAAAGCCAGCATATAGTTGTCCCTATATACCTTTGCAATTATTGCTGCCGCTGCTATAGAACCTACTTTTTCATCCCCTTTTACTACAGGTATTTGCTCAGCAGGATAATCAATGGTAAAATTACCATCAATTAGTAACAGATCTATAGCTTGTCCTAGCCCTTTTACAGCATTTACCATCGCCAACTTGCTAGCATTTAAAATATTTATTTGATCAATTACATTGTTATCTATCACACTTATATTATAAAACAATCCTTGTTCCTTAATCTTATCTGCTAAATCTTCTTTGGCTTGTTCTCCTAATTTTTTAGAATCTTTCAATCCTAAAAGATCAGGTATTTTTGCAAAGGCTACTGCAGCTGCCACCACAGGTCCTGCCAATGGACCACGCCCCACTTCATCTAAACCTATAACTGTTAAGCCTTTTTCCCAGTACTTTTTTTCATAGTTCCAAAGCTGTTCATAGAAAACCCTTTCTTGTATTTCCCTTTTAATTTTATTTGCTAATACTTTTAATCCTTGACGTCCATCAGCTAATAAAAGATCTATTAACTCCTGATTCTTCTCTTGATTATTTACAAATTGCTGAACTTCTTTTATGGTTAAATCTTGAAGCATCTCATCACCCCAATTATATAATTCTAGTTAATTTGAGAAAATCCCTGCTTTTTATAAAAAACATTTAAAGCGCCTACGGCGCTTATAATAAATCTAATGTTATTCTTCCTAATTTACCCTGTCTAAACTCCCTAACCAATACTTCTGCACCTTTCATATAATCTACAGTATTCCCTTGTTTTAGAAAACCTCTTTTTTCTGAGAGAGCTATTAAATATTCTGGGGCAGATGTATTTTCTGGTACTCCATATCGCTTACTTAATAATCCTGGATAATTATCCATTAAAAATTGAATCAAACGATAAGCCATATCTTCAACATTGACTATTTCATCTTTAATTGCTCCCGTTACTGCCAATTTAAAACCTACCATTTCATCATCAAACTTAGGCCATAATACACCTGGAGTATCCATCATTTCTAAATTATTTCCAGTTTTTATCCATTGTTTATTTTTTGTCACACCTGGTTTATCACCTGTTTGAGCAACACTTCTATTAGCCAACTTATTAATCAAAGTTGATTTTCCTACATTGGGAATTCCGAGAATCATCATCCGGGTAGGACGATTTATCCTTCCTTTAAGTAATTGATTTTGATGTTTTTGAGCACCTATTTCTTTAGCTAAAGATAGGACTTTTTTTAGCCCAGTACCTTTAATCAAATCAACTTCTACACATTTAATATTATTCTTTGTAAAATAATTAATCCATAGATTAGTCTTTTCCTTATCTGCCAAATCACATTTAGATAATAAAATTATTCTTGGTTTTTGCCCAACTATTTCATCAATATCAGGATTTCTACTACTTAAAGGTATCCTAGCATCTAAAAGTTCTAATACTAAATCTACTAACTTTAAATTTTCTTTAATCAATCTTTTAGCCTTTACCATATGGCCTGGATACCACTGATATTGCATTTTTCTCACCCCATTATTAATTAAAATATGTAAACTTACTCAATGGCCAATATCTCAAAAATGCCTTTCCTCTAATTTTTTCGATATCAATAAATCCTACTTGCGAATTTCTGCTATCGATACTTTTACTTCTATTGTCACCTAAAACAAAAACTTTATCTTCAGGGACAACTACTGGTCCAAAACCATTATCACTTTTAAAAAGTATATAATCTTCACGTACCTCTTCATCATTTAAAAATAATCTACCATCTATTATTTCCACTTTATCCCCTGGCAAACCAATTACCCTTTTAATAAGAATTCTATTTTCATCATTAGGTAGAGGAAAAACTATTATTTCTCCCCGTTTAGGCTCTCTAAACCTATAAGATATTTTATTAACTAAAACCCTTTGATGATTAGCTAGAGTTGGCTGCATTGAACTACCATCTACAATAAAACTTTCCATAATAAAAGATCTAATAATTAAAGCTAATATTATAGCAATTATTATAGATTTTATCCATTCTTTCAATTCTTTCATTTGCCTCACTCCCAAATATAATAGGCCTTATTTATATATAGAAAAAGGGCTGACGAGAACAGCCCCTTATCTTAATTTTTAATTTCTTTAATTCTTGCTGCTTTACCGGTAAGATTACGTAAGTAATAAAGTTTAGCCCTTCTAACTTTACCGATACGAATAACTTCAATTTTATCAATTCTAGGAGAATGAATTGGGAAAGTTCTTTCCACACCAACGCCATAAGAGATTCTTCTTACAGTAAAAGTTTCTCTTATACCGCTTCCTTTGCGTTTAATTACAACACCTTCAAAAACCTGAATTCTTTCCCTTTGTCCCTCAATAACTTTAACGTGTACCCTGACAGTATCACCAGGTTTAAATTGAGGAATATCGGACTTCATATGTTCTTGTTCCAATTGCTTGATTATTTCCATGTAAATTCCCTCCTTCCATCCTAGATGTTCTTACACTTAATTTTAAGTGCAGAGGACCATCCGTAATACCCATAATATTTTATCATAGTTTAATGATTAATACAAACTTTTCTTTAGTAATTTACATTATTTTTTTCTTGATATTTTTTAAAGAGATCTGGTCTTTTCTTTTTAGTAATTTCTATAGATTTTTCTAAACGCCATTTTTCAATTTCCCCATGATTTCCTGAAAGGAGAACTGGTGGAACCTGCATACCCCGATATTCTTTAGGTCTAGTATAATGGGGATGCTCCAGTAAACCATTTTGAAAAGAATCGTTTTTATGGGATTCTTCCTTACCTATACTTCCAGGTAACAATCTTACTACTGCATCGATTATAACCATCGCTGGTAGTTCTCCTCCAGTAAGTACATAATCCCCTATGGATATCTCTCTAGGTTTAAAATATTCATAAACCCTATAGTCAATTCCTTCATAGTGTCCACAAATAAATATTAAATGTTCTTTCTGAGCTAATTCTTCTGCAATATGTTGAGTAAATTGTTCCCCTTGTGGTGTTAATAAAATTATTTCTGATTCTTGTCTGTAACCAATACATTCAAGGGCGTCAAAGATAGGTTCTGGTTTCATAACCATACCAGCACCACCACCATAAGGGTAATCGTCAACTTTTTTATGCTTGTTTTTACTATAATCCCTGATATTGTGGATTGCTATATGGACTATACCATTTTCCTGAGCCCTTTTTATAATACTTGTATCTAAAGGACCTGAAAACATTTCTGGAAAAATAGATAAAATATCTATTTTCATTCTAATAACCCCTCAATAGGTGTTATAATTATTTTTTTCTTATCGATATCAACAGAAGAAATAACTGATTCTATAGCTGGTATTAAATATTCTTTATTTTCTCCTTTAACTACATAAACATCATTACTACCAGTTGAAAAAACTGAAGTTACAATGCCTAAAAAATTATCACTATCATCATAAACTTCACAATCCATTATATCAAAAATATAATATTCTCCTTCTTCTAATGGAGTTAATTGTTCTTTATTAATTTCTAAATATTTATCTTTAAATTTTAAAATATCATTTATGTTATCAAACCCTTCAAATTTTAATATATATAAATTCTTTTGAGGTCTGCTTCTTTCAATAGTTAATTGATCTTCACCTAAAAATACTTTATTTCCCTTTTTAAATCTAGCTGGAAAGTCTGTTAAAGGATATACTTTTACTTCTCCCCTTACTCCGTGGGTAGATGTAATTTTTCCTACTTTTATTCTCTTATCCATAATTTTTCACCATCTTTTAGATTTTAGGGTTAGAGAAAAACTCTAACCCAAGATATCAAGTACTACATCTAAATTATTTTTGGCTGCAGCGGCATTCACCACAGTGCGAATAGCTTTAGCTATTCTACCGCTCTTACCAATTACTTTTCCCATATCCTCTTGAGCCACTTTAAGCTCTATGATAATAGTTTTATCCCTTTTCTTTTCGGTAACTATTACATCTTCTGGTTTATCCACTAAGGATTTGGCCACTAATTCTACTAGCTCTCTCATTATAAGACCTCCTCTGGTCTATTTTTGTAGAGCACCAGCATTTTTAAGCAATGATTTAACAGTATCAGAAGGCTGAGCTCCTTTTTTTAACCATTCTTGAGCTTTTTCAACATTAACTTTAACTACAGCTGGCTCAGTAAGGGGATTATAATAACCAATTTCCTCAATGAAGCGGCCATCCCTTGGTGAACGGGAGTCAGCTACAACTATTCTATAAAAAGGTCTTTTTTTAGAACCCATTCTTCTTAAACGAATTTTTACTGCCATTTATTTCACCTCCTTTACAAGATCAAAAATTATACTCAATTTCACCATATTTTCTGTATTTAACTAGAAAAATGGAAAAGGTTTTCTTCCTTTTTTCATGCTTTTTTCTAGAGAACTAAATTGTTTCATCATTTTTTGCATTTGTTCAAATTGTTTAAGTAAACGATTGACATCTTGAATCTTAGTACCTGAACCGGCAGCAATCCTCTTTCTTCTACTACCATTGATTATACTGGGATTTGCCCTTTCAGCTTTTGTCATTGAACTAATTATAGCTTCAATTTTTACCAGCTCTTTATTATCAACAGATAATCCCTTTAGTTTTCCTCCACCCATACCAGGGAGCATACCTAAAATTTGATCTAAAGGACCCATCTGTTTTATTTGCTGTAGTTGTTCTACAAAATCATCTAAAGTGAACTGTTGTGTTTGCAGCTTTTTCTGTAAATCCTTTGCCTTTTCTAAGTCTATCGCTGCTTCCGCTTTTTCTATAAGTGTTAAAACATCTCCCATCCCTAAAATCCTTGAGGCCATTCTGTCAGGATGAAAAACATCTAAATCTTCAATTTTTTCTCCAATACCTACAAGTTTTATAGGTTTCCCTGTTACAGCTTTTATGGAAAGGGCTGCACCCCCTCTAGTATCGCCATCTAATTTAGTTAAAATCACACCAGTTATATCTAGTTTTTCATTAAATGATTTTGCTACATTAACAGCATCTTGTCCTGTCATGGCATCTACTACTAACAAAATTTCATCAGGATTGGTAACTTTAACAATTCCCTCTAATTCATCCATCAGTTTTTCATCAATATGCAATCTACCTGCAGTATCAAAAATAACTAAATCATAGCCATTTTTTTTCCCATGTTCTAATCCGAGTTTACAAATATCCACAGGAGAATTTTTATCTCCCATAGTAAAAACTTCCACTCCAAGTTGCTCTCCAAGGACTTGTAATTGTTTAATTGCAGCAGGGCGATATATATCTGCAGCAACTAGTAAAGGCTTTTTATTTTTCTTTTTATACCTCAAAGCCAATTTTGCCGCCATAGTCGTTTTTCCTGCACCTTGCAAACCAACTAACATTACTACACCGGGAGTTTTATTAAATACCAACTCACTTTTGGTACCTCCCATTAGCTCTTGGAGTTCATCTCTAACTATTTTTATAACTTGCTGTCCAGGAGTTAAACTTTGAAGTATCTCTTGCCCAACACTTTTTTCCCTAACCTTATTAATAAAATCCTTTACTACTTGAAAGTTAACATCAGCTTCTAAAAGGGCAATTCTTACTTCTCTCATAGCTTCTTTAATATCTGATTCTGTAAGTTTACCTTTTCCCTTTAGTTTTTTAAAAACATCCTGTAATCTATCAGAAAGGTTTTGAAACATTAAATAATTCACCTCATATTCTCTTTAAGGATTTCTAACAGTTGTTGTATTTGGTTAAAATCCTTTTTTTCTAAAGCTAACTCTATTTTCCTTACAAGTTCATAATTTTCCTTCTTTTGTCTTTGTATCTGGAGAACTTCTTCATAATGTTCTAATAAATTAGCAACTCTTTTTAATGTATCATAAACTGCTTGCCGTGATATTTCTTCTTCTTCGGCTATTTCACCTAAGGATAAATCCTCATGATAATATAATTCAAAAATCCTTTTTTGTTTTGTCGTTAATAATTGACTATATATATCAAATAAATCATTTAAATGAGTGATCTTTTCTAACATATAATCACTCCTGTGTTAAGTTTTTTTCCTTTACATATTCTAATATAAAATTTGTCTATTGTCAAATATTTATTCAAATTTATGATGGAAGTTTTAAAATTTGTTATTGGTAAGTATTCTTAGCATGTTAGTTCTACAAATTACAAATAATAAAATTAAAGGAGGTGAAAATTAATGAAAAAATCACCTAAAGATATCTTTAATTCTCAAAAATTTCAAGAAGAAGTTTCTCAAGAGCTAGGTATCCCAATTAAGAAAAAAGATTCTAACAAGAAGTAAATTCCTATATAAAGTTAAAGCCCTTACATAAGGGCTTTCAGTTTGTAGACAAAGTCATTTTTTAAAGGCTGTAGTAATTAAACATTTTAACAAAGTTTTGCGTCGAGATTTAAGGCTTCTATCTAAAAGAAAGAAGGGTACCGCTCTAATTCGCCATCCATGGCTCAATAGAGCTTTCGGAACGTCCTGTTCCTCACCCCTTCTTCCTTTTATCTAATCAGCTCTTAAATCTATCTCCTCAACTTAATCGTATCTTTGTTTAATTACCACAGCTGATGTTGACTTTGTCTATAGTTTGTCTTCAGTCTGGAAAGCCCTTATGTAAGGCTTTTTTATACAGTTTAAAAACGAAGGGCTTCTTGAAGATATTTTCTACCTCTATATAATCTAGTTTTCACTGAATCTATAGAGCACTGAAGAATATTTGATATCTCTTCATAAGAGAAACCATAATAATCCTTTAACAAAATGGCTTTTTGGGTTAATTTAGGTAATTTCTCAAGCTGCTGAACAAGACTTGCTTGAAGTTCCTTTAATTCTAAATCAACAGAGGGACAACTTAAGTTTTTAATTTTATCACAGACATTATCCCATGATACTAATATTACTTTTTGAGTTTTTTTATAACTATCCCTATAAACATTAAGGATTATTTGATATAACCAAGTAGTAAAATTACTATCTCCTTTGTAATTTTTAATGTATTTAAATACCCTTAAAAAAGCCTCTTGGATTAAATCTTCCGCCTCGTGTATACTTCCTGTTAATCCATAAGCCATTTTCAATGCTATATTCTTATAATTTTCTATTAATTTATTAAATGCTTCCATATCTCCCATTTGACACTGGATAATTAATAAATCCATAAAATCTCCTCCAAACCCTTAATCAAAAAGAGCCTTTACATACTCTTGACCATCAAAGGTTTTTAAATCATCTATTCCCTCTCCTACACCCACAAATTTTATAGGTATTTTAAGTTCACGATTTATTGCAATTACAATACCACCTTTGGCTGTACCATCTAATTTAGTTAATACTACACCAGTAAGATCAGTAGCTTCACTAAAGGCTTTTGCCTGCATCATAGCATTTTGACCAGTAGTTGCATCTAATACCAATAAACTTTCATGGGGTCCATCGGGGATTTCTTTTTTAATAACCCGGTTTATTTTTTTCAATTCTTCCATTAAGTTAATCTTTGAATGTAATCTACCGGCAGTATCACAAATAACATAATCTACTTTACGGGATTTAGCTGCTTGTAAACCGTCGAAAATTACAGCACTAGGATCACTTCCCATTTGATGGCTGATTACATCTACATTATTTCGCTGACCCCAAATTTTTAATTGTTCTATAGCGGCAGCCCTAAAGGTATCGGCAGCTACTAATAGTACTTTATTACCTTGATTTTTTAACATATTTGTCAATTTGCCGATAGTTGTGGTTTTCCCTACACCATTAACACCACATACTAAGATAACAGTTGGAGGAGTAGTAGCTTTAGCTAATTGATTATTTTGGCCAGTGAAATGTGAAGATAATTGTTCTTTAAAGAAGTTTTTTAGATCATTACTATCAGTTATTTTATGTTTTTTACAATATTCCCTCAATTCATCTATTAACTCCATTGTAGTACTTACACCTACATCGGCAGATAGTAAAACTTCTTCTAACTCCTCAAAAAATTCTTCATCTAATTTTGTGAAAGTACTTAATACCTTATCTATTCCTTCCATTATATTATTTCTTGTTTTATTTAATCCTTCTTTTAATCGATTTAAAAATGACATCTCTATCCCACTCTCTTTTCTAAGTTTACTGAAATTTGTTTTGATATTCCGTTTTCTTCCATGGTAATACCATAAAGTATATCTGCACTTTCCATAGTACCCTTTCTATGGGTTACTATTATAAACTGTATTTCTTTAGACATCTCTTTCAAAAAGGCACCAAACCTATCCACATTAGCTTCATCCAATGAAGCCTCTATTTCATCAAGTACGCAAAAAGGAGACGGTTTAGTTTTCAAGATAGCAAATAATAAAGCTATGGCTGTCAAGGCTTTTTCTCCACCGGAAAGTAAAGTCATAGATTGAAGTTTTTTTCCAGGGGGCTGTACAAAAATTTCCACTCCACTTTCTAAAAGGTTTTCTGGGTCAGTTAAACGCAAATAACCCCTTCCACCATTAAAAAGTTTTTGAAAAACTTCATTAAAATATACTTTTATCTTTTCAAAGGATTCCTCAAATTGTGTAGCCATTTGACGATCCATCTCTAAAATTATCTTTTTCAAATCCAATTTCGCCCGGGTTAAGTCATTTTTTTGTTCTTTTAAGAAATCTATCTTTCCTTTAATTTTTTTATATTCTTCAATGGCCCCTAAATTTACTTCACCTAATCCCTTGAGATCTTCCCGTAGAATATTTATTTCTTTAGTAGCTTCTTTTTCATCAACATTAGGATAATTTAATGCCCTAGCTTCTCCTACTGTTAAAAAATACTCACTTAAAAGCTTTTCTGTAAAACCATCTAATTCCAAAAGTATCTTTGATTTTTTTAAATTTAAAGAGTTAAGTTTAGCCAACAAAATTTCTTTACTTTGTTCTAGTTCCTTTAATTTTTCTTCAGTCTGTTGGATTTTTTCATCAACTTCTCTTTTAAGGCCTTGATGATTAACTTGTTGTTCATTAATTTTAATTTTTAATTTCTCTAACTTTAGGTTTTCATTAGATAAATCCTCTATAGATTTTTGCAATATTCCAATTTCCTCAATAGTTGAATTTATATTTTTCTCATTATCCTTAAATTTAATTTCAGTTCTCTTTTTTTCCTCATTTAACATTGTCAATTGTTTTTTAAAAGATTGAAACTCCTGTTCTAAAGAAGCTATAGTTATTTGTTTACTAACAATCTTAGATTTTAAATTTTCATATAGATTGCTCTTTTCTTCAATAAAATCATTGATTTCTTTAATACAATTTGTTATCCTTTCCTTTTCATCTTCTTTAATTTTTTCACCCTTTAAAGTTTGAGAAATTTGTTCTTCTAAACCCTTTAAATCATTTTCAAATAATTTTTTTTCTTGTTGTATTAAATTTATATGCTCTTTAGTAGTTTTAATCTCTTGTTCTATTAATAAAATTTCTTGATATTTATTATTTTTATCCCCTTGTAATATTCCCAAATAATTTTGCAGCTGTTCTAGCTGTTCACAAACTTTTTTATACTCTTCTTCTCCTTTAGTTAAATTATATTGAATTTGGACTAATTCATCTTCTTCTCTTTTTAGTTCTACTTTTAAAGCTTCAATTTCTTGGGCTCTCTGGATTAATCCAAGGGATTTTGTATTATAGTTACCCCCTGTAATAGCACCACCGACATTTAACACATCCCCTTCTAGTGTAACAATTTTGTATTTATAGTTATATTTTTTTGCAACTTTTAATCCTATATCTAAATTTTTGACGATAATTATTCTTCCAAGAAGAAAATCCATTATACCACTGTATTTTTTTTCAAATTGAACTAAATTCGCAGCAACACCAATAATATCTGGATCTTCTATATTTAAAGGGGTCCCTTTAATAATGTTTAAAGGAAGAAAGGTCGCTCTACCTAATTTATTTTTTCTTAAATATTCAATAACTTCTGCTGCAAAGAATTCATCTTTAACAACGATATTTTGCAAGCTACTTCCCAAAGCCACTTCAATGGCAATAGTAAGATGCTCAGGTACTGTCAATAGTTGAGCTATGGATCCTTCTAATGAAGGATGACCTTTAAACTTTTTCAATGTTTCTTTCGGCCCTAAATTATATCCTGCATAGGACATTTCCAAATTTGTTAGAGCTGTAATTTTTGTTTTAAGTTCATTAACCTTCCCCTTTTGCTTATCTAATTTATCTTTTTCAACTTCAATATTATTTTTAATTTCTGAAATTTTATTGAGTAGATCTCCTTTTATGGTGTTTTGGTCATCAATTAAAACATTTATTTCCTCTAATTCCCGTTGTTTACTATGTAGCTTATCACTTAGTTGATTACTTTTTTCTTGGAAACTAATAAGCTCCCTTTCTTTTCTACCACATTCATTGATTAGTTTTCCTTTATTACTCTCTAAATTCTTTAATTCATTTTTTATTGTTGCAGTAGCATTTAATATTTCTATGATTTCTTCTTTATATTTTTCTAATCCTTCTTTAAGTTGATCTATTTCTTTTCTTAATTTTTCCGACTTTTCCTCATCTTCAATGATCAAATTTTTATTATTTTTTAATTCTTGTTGATTAATTTTTAATTTATTATCCAGCTCCTTAATTTTTAAATTTACTTGTCGAAGATATTCTTCTAGCTCTAAATTTTCAAACTTTAAATTTTCTACTCTCTTTTTACCATCGGATAATTGCCGCTTATTTAACTCTAAATTGTATTTTAAGCCTTCTAAATCCTTAATCACTTGTAATTCTTGGTCCCTTAAACTATTTAATTGAAATTCAATATCTTTAATTTTTTTTATCAGTTCTTCTTTATTTGAATTAGTTACTTGTATAGCCTTTTCTACTTCTTCTTTTAAAAGCCTTTTTTCCTCAATTTGTTTATCTGTTTCTTTATAATTTTTTTCAAGATTATTGATTTTTTCTAATACTAAAGCTACTTCTAACCCCTTTAGTTTTTCTTTAATATTTTTGTATTTCTCTGCCTTTGTAGCCTCTTCTTGTATTTGGGGTAAATCTTGTTCTAAATTATATAAAATATCGTCAACACGGACTAAATTTTGTTCAGTTTCCTCTAGTTTCTTTAAACTTTCTTTCTTCTTATTTTTGTATTTTACAATCCCTGCCGCTTCTTCAAAAATTATTCTTTTTTCTTCTGGACGGCTATTGAGAATATCTTCTACTTGCCCTTGACTGATTATTGAATAAGCTTCTTTACCTACACCGGTATCCATGAATAACTCATGAATATCCTTTAACCTACAAGGTGTCTTATTTATGTAATATTCACTTTCCCCATCTCGAAAAATTCTTCTAATAATATTTACTTCAGAATAATCAATGGCTAATTTCCCTTGAGAGTTATCAAAAACCAAAGATACTTCTGCATAATTTTTCTGTTTTCTACCTTCAGAACCGGCGAAAATTACATCTTCCATTTTTGATCCCCTCAGTGCCTTAGCACTTTGTTCCCCTAAAACCCATCTTATAGCATCGATAATGTTACTTTTACCACTACCATTAGGGCCAACAATAGCAGTTATCCCAGGATTTATCAAAAATTCTGTTTTATTTGCAAAGGATTTAAATCCATTTAATTCAATTTTTTTCAAATACATTATATCCCCTCCTGCCCACTATTTTAACACCTAATAGAAAAAAGATAAACTAAAATTTTTTAGCGGAGCTTATCTCCGCCAAAAAATTTTTCTAATGCTTTCTGGGCAGCACTTTGTTCCGATAACTTTTTACTCTTTCCGATACCAGTGCCAATTAACTTGCCGTTTAAATATACAGAAGTGGTAAATTCTTTATCATGATCTGGACCTGTTTCTTTTATAACTTTATAAGTCAATTTATTTACGCCATTTTTCTGGATATACTCTTGTAGTTGAGTTTTATAGTCTGTTTCACCTTTAATGAAAGCTTCGTTGATTTCTTCATGTAGTATATCCACAACAATGTCGTAACATTTTTCAAAGCCAACTTCTAAATACAATGCTCCAACAAAAGCTTCAAATACATCGGCTAGAATAGAAGCTTTATTACGCCCTCCAGTTTTCTCTTCCCCTTTACCTAACAATAGATAATTTCCAAAATTAAGGCGTTTAGCGGCTTTAACAAGGGATTGTTCGCAAACAATTTGAGCTCTAAGTCTAGTCATTTCCCCTTCAGTTATTTCTGTAGTAAAATCAAATAAATATTTACTAATTATTAACTCTAGGACAGCATCCCCTAAAAATTCTAAACGTTCATTATGTCCCTTTAATCCTAAATTATTTTCAAAGGCATAGGAAGTATGGGTAAAAGCTTTAATAAATGTATCTGTATTAACTATATAAACATTGTATTTTCTCAATAACCTTTGTAATTCTTTCATTTCGCCACTCCCTTATTTTATAACGTATTGTAAAACTTTTTTTATATAAAAGTAGCTTAAACAACCTTTATTTATAGCTTTTTACAAAAAACAACTTGCCACCCCCTTAATCTTCGTTCATAATTGAGGTACACACACCAAATAAACAAAGAAAGAAAGGAGTGACAAGTTGTTACCTCAATTTATAA
This window contains:
- a CDS encoding ribonuclease HII — protein: MLQDLTIKEVQQFVNNQEKNQELIDLLLADGRQGLKVLANKIKREIQERVFYEQLWNYEKKYWEKGLTVIGLDEVGRGPLAGPVVAAAVAFAKIPDLLGLKDSKKLGEQAKEDLADKIKEQGLFYNISVIDNNVIDQINILNASKLAMVNAVKGLGQAIDLLLIDGNFTIDYPAEQIPVVKGDEKVGSIAAAAIIAKVYRDNYMLALHKKYPMYNFAKNKGYPTEEHYWALKKYGPSPVHRITFKGVKEGLGGI
- the ylqF gene encoding ribosome biogenesis GTPase YlqF, coding for MQYQWYPGHMVKAKRLIKENLKLVDLVLELLDARIPLSSRNPDIDEIVGQKPRIILLSKCDLADKEKTNLWINYFTKNNIKCVEVDLIKGTGLKKVLSLAKEIGAQKHQNQLLKGRINRPTRMMILGIPNVGKSTLINKLANRSVAQTGDKPGVTKNKQWIKTGNNLEMMDTPGVLWPKFDDEMVGFKLAVTGAIKDEIVNVEDMAYRLIQFLMDNYPGLLSKRYGVPENTSAPEYLIALSEKRGFLKQGNTVDYMKGAEVLVREFRQGKLGRITLDLL
- the lepB gene encoding signal peptidase I — its product is MKELKEWIKSIIIAIILALIIRSFIMESFIVDGSSMQPTLANHQRVLVNKISYRFREPKRGEIIVFPLPNDENRILIKRVIGLPGDKVEIIDGRLFLNDEEVREDYILFKSDNGFGPVVVPEDKVFVLGDNRSKSIDSRNSQVGFIDIEKIRGKAFLRYWPLSKFTYFN
- the rplS gene encoding 50S ribosomal protein L19; translation: MEIIKQLEQEHMKSDIPQFKPGDTVRVHVKVIEGQRERIQVFEGVVIKRKGSGIRETFTVRRISYGVGVERTFPIHSPRIDKIEVIRIGKVRRAKLYYLRNLTGKAARIKEIKN
- the trmD gene encoding tRNA (guanosine(37)-N1)-methyltransferase TrmD, translating into MKIDILSIFPEMFSGPLDTSIIKRAQENGIVHIAIHNIRDYSKNKHKKVDDYPYGGGAGMVMKPEPIFDALECIGYRQESEIILLTPQGEQFTQHIAEELAQKEHLIFICGHYEGIDYRVYEYFKPREISIGDYVLTGGELPAMVIIDAVVRLLPGSIGKEESHKNDSFQNGLLEHPHYTRPKEYRGMQVPPVLLSGNHGEIEKWRLEKSIEITKKKRPDLFKKYQEKNNVNY
- the rimM gene encoding ribosome maturation factor RimM (Essential for efficient processing of 16S rRNA) encodes the protein MDKRIKVGKITSTHGVRGEVKVYPLTDFPARFKKGNKVFLGEDQLTIERSRPQKNLYILKFEGFDNINDILKFKDKYLEINKEQLTPLEEGEYYIFDIMDCEVYDDSDNFLGIVTSVFSTGSNDVYVVKGENKEYLIPAIESVISSVDIDKKKIIITPIEGLLE
- a CDS encoding KH domain-containing protein; the encoded protein is MRELVELVAKSLVDKPEDVIVTEKKRDKTIIIELKVAQEDMGKVIGKSGRIAKAIRTVVNAAAAKNNLDVVLDILG
- the rpsP gene encoding 30S ribosomal protein S16; this translates as MAVKIRLRRMGSKKRPFYRIVVADSRSPRDGRFIEEIGYYNPLTEPAVVKVNVEKAQEWLKKGAQPSDTVKSLLKNAGALQK
- the ffh gene encoding signal recognition particle protein — translated: MFQNLSDRLQDVFKKLKGKGKLTESDIKEAMREVRIALLEADVNFQVVKDFINKVREKSVGQEILQSLTPGQQVIKIVRDELQELMGGTKSELVFNKTPGVVMLVGLQGAGKTTMAAKLALRYKKKNKKPLLVAADIYRPAAIKQLQVLGEQLGVEVFTMGDKNSPVDICKLGLEHGKKNGYDLVIFDTAGRLHIDEKLMDELEGIVKVTNPDEILLVVDAMTGQDAVNVAKSFNEKLDITGVILTKLDGDTRGGAALSIKAVTGKPIKLVGIGEKIEDLDVFHPDRMASRILGMGDVLTLIEKAEAAIDLEKAKDLQKKLQTQQFTLDDFVEQLQQIKQMGPLDQILGMLPGMGGGKLKGLSVDNKELVKIEAIISSMTKAERANPSIINGSRRKRIAAGSGTKIQDVNRLLKQFEQMQKMMKQFSSLEKSMKKGRKPFPFF
- the ylxM gene encoding YlxM family DNA-binding protein; the protein is MLEKITHLNDLFDIYSQLLTTKQKRIFELYYHEDLSLGEIAEEEEISRQAVYDTLKRVANLLEHYEEVLQIQRQKKENYELVRKIELALEKKDFNQIQQLLEILKENMR
- a CDS encoding RNA polymerase sigma factor, producing MDLLIIQCQMGDMEAFNKLIENYKNIALKMAYGLTGSIHEAEDLIQEAFLRVFKYIKNYKGDSNFTTWLYQIILNVYRDSYKKTQKVILVSWDNVCDKIKNLSCPSVDLELKELQASLVQQLEKLPKLTQKAILLKDYYGFSYEEISNILQCSIDSVKTRLYRGRKYLQEALRF
- the ftsY gene encoding signal recognition particle-docking protein FtsY, giving the protein MSFLNRLKEGLNKTRNNIMEGIDKVLSTFTKLDEEFFEELEEVLLSADVGVSTTMELIDELREYCKKHKITDSNDLKNFFKEQLSSHFTGQNNQLAKATTPPTVILVCGVNGVGKTTTIGKLTNMLKNQGNKVLLVAADTFRAAAIEQLKIWGQRNNVDVISHQMGSDPSAVIFDGLQAAKSRKVDYVICDTAGRLHSKINLMEELKKINRVIKKEIPDGPHESLLVLDATTGQNAMMQAKAFSEATDLTGVVLTKLDGTAKGGIVIAINRELKIPIKFVGVGEGIDDLKTFDGQEYVKALFD